Proteins encoded within one genomic window of Cytophagales bacterium:
- a CDS encoding ATP-binding protein, whose translation MLRIAAACFLLVCTIPLVSQSWEVAQTNKSAKLDIYWYVSRPFIYEDGNGNLTGIEYELIELFSEFLQEKYKVDLESNLIEAASFSNIMEEVNRATNPNVFGASAFSITPARQEVLQFTAPYLPDIAVLVSSQGSAIVQTPEEIEEMMHKMVAVTIAGTTYENFLSDLQQRLNLEFELMYIDSDQNVLDKISQAPNRFGYIDLPIYLMLIKRGGDLTRQNIFTIRGTGYGLIMPQNSDWDIPFNEFLNDTKYRTQIDAIFSEFLGPELFEFLEELETETQLGTSILTKEKELQLELIRNAQLRIAEQESYNRLLTAGTIFSLISGLIILWLFVRNKRTTLELVARKNEVENQQIALQEKSQQLIARNAGLIALNEEKNNFVRILAHDLRSPLSQIIGIADILAAEHKASDDTQKELLSKISEGGHRINEMIDKILNVEYLEGMNSPTVLEQVKIAPLLEEVAQRFASRAREKGIGISINNCDKDFELMSDHVLLLQILDNLMSNAIKFSPHNAQVTIAAQVNHQKLVFKVTDQGPGFSESDKTLMFNKFQKLSAQPTGNESSTGLGLSIVKRYVDELNGKISFETEVGKGTTFFVQFEW comes from the coding sequence ATGCTTAGGATTGCCGCCGCCTGCTTTCTCTTAGTTTGCACCATTCCCCTTGTCTCACAAAGCTGGGAAGTGGCTCAGACAAACAAATCTGCCAAACTTGATATTTATTGGTATGTTTCAAGGCCTTTCATTTATGAAGATGGCAATGGTAACCTCACCGGCATTGAGTATGAACTCATTGAACTATTCTCGGAATTTCTTCAGGAGAAATACAAAGTAGACCTGGAGTCAAACTTGATAGAAGCAGCCAGCTTTTCAAATATCATGGAGGAGGTCAATCGAGCTACTAATCCGAATGTATTCGGTGCTTCTGCTTTTTCTATCACACCCGCTCGCCAGGAGGTGTTACAATTTACAGCGCCTTATCTTCCTGATATTGCTGTACTGGTCAGTAGTCAGGGGTCAGCGATAGTACAAACTCCTGAAGAGATTGAGGAAATGATGCACAAAATGGTAGCTGTCACCATAGCAGGAACAACCTATGAAAACTTCCTTTCTGATTTACAGCAACGTTTAAACCTCGAATTTGAGTTGATGTACATCGACAGTGATCAGAATGTTTTGGATAAAATTTCACAAGCTCCGAATCGTTTCGGATACATTGATTTACCGATATACCTCATGCTCATCAAGCGAGGAGGAGACCTGACAAGGCAAAATATTTTTACCATCCGAGGGACGGGGTATGGTTTGATCATGCCGCAAAACAGTGATTGGGATATTCCTTTCAATGAATTCTTGAATGACACAAAATATCGAACTCAGATAGACGCCATTTTTTCAGAATTTCTGGGGCCGGAGTTATTTGAGTTTTTAGAGGAATTAGAAACCGAGACGCAATTGGGTACATCCATATTGACCAAAGAGAAGGAGCTGCAATTGGAATTGATTCGGAATGCACAATTGAGGATCGCAGAACAAGAAAGTTATAACCGCCTGCTCACGGCGGGGACCATCTTCAGTTTGATCTCAGGCCTAATTATTCTTTGGCTTTTTGTTCGGAACAAGCGGACGACCCTTGAATTGGTGGCCCGTAAAAATGAAGTGGAAAATCAGCAAATTGCTCTCCAGGAGAAAAGTCAACAATTGATTGCCAGAAATGCCGGATTAATCGCTTTGAATGAGGAAAAAAACAACTTTGTCCGCATTCTGGCACATGACTTAAGATCCCCATTAAGTCAGATCATTGGTATTGCGGATATTCTGGCTGCCGAACATAAAGCATCCGATGACACGCAAAAAGAATTATTGAGCAAAATTTCTGAAGGCGGACACAGGATCAATGAAATGATTGATAAAATCCTGAATGTCGAGTATTTAGAAGGCATGAACTCTCCGACTGTTTTAGAACAAGTTAAAATTGCTCCTTTGTTGGAGGAAGTGGCTCAAAGATTTGCTTCCCGGGCTCGGGAAAAAGGTATTGGGATCAGTATCAATAACTGTGACAAAGACTTTGAGTTGATGTCTGATCATGTGCTATTATTACAAATACTCGACAATTTGATGTCAAATGCCATCAAGTTCTCACCGCACAATGCACAGGTTACCATAGCCGCGCAGGTCAACCATCAGAAGCTTGTTTTCAAAGTCACTGATCAGGGGCCTGGATTCAGTGAGTCAGATAAGACCTTGATGTTTAATAAGTTTCAGAAGCTCAGTGCCCAGCCTACCGGGAATGAGTCTTCTACCGGTTTGGGGCTTTCTATCGTCAAACGCTATGTTGACGAACTAAATGGAAAGATTTCTTTTGAAACGGAGGTCGGAAAGGGAACCACATTTTTTGTTCAGTTCGAATGGTAA
- a CDS encoding FtsX-like permease family protein has protein sequence MPYQGEKHAFPTLRHTVDEKHFDLFEIPIKEGRGFKAEEARDHIIVNEAFIKSAEIEDPIGKTVNLQGLSFTRGTIIGVSKNTVFFSSKLSTIPTIYFPGDSKASIFAINVKSSAPEQELIAAIEPVWEECFYPYPLKYKYLDDSFLEAVKKERKIAKISSIGSGIGIFLALFGLLGLVSINIKEKLKRVSISRVLGASSLHIAAMISNRFIIPIALSLTLGISMGVYISLHWLENYPFRISLEWYHLTIASFLILGLAGAIIWSQLRMALNKNPVIYLKED, from the coding sequence ATGCCCTATCAAGGAGAAAAACATGCTTTCCCAACTTTGCGACACACTGTTGACGAAAAACACTTCGATCTTTTTGAAATTCCCATTAAGGAAGGAAGAGGATTTAAAGCGGAAGAAGCACGGGATCATATCATTGTTAATGAGGCCTTCATCAAAAGTGCAGAGATTGAAGATCCAATTGGAAAAACAGTGAACCTACAGGGATTATCATTTACCAGAGGGACCATCATTGGCGTCAGTAAAAACACCGTGTTCTTTTCTTCCAAACTATCTACTATTCCGACCATCTATTTTCCCGGAGACAGCAAGGCCAGCATTTTTGCTATTAACGTCAAGTCATCAGCACCGGAGCAAGAACTGATTGCCGCCATTGAACCAGTTTGGGAAGAGTGCTTCTATCCGTATCCTTTAAAGTACAAGTACCTGGATGACTCATTTCTGGAAGCAGTCAAGAAAGAACGGAAAATTGCCAAAATCTCCAGTATCGGAAGCGGTATAGGCATCTTCCTTGCCTTATTTGGCTTGTTAGGATTGGTTTCCATCAATATTAAAGAAAAGTTAAAGCGTGTGAGTATCAGCAGGGTCCTGGGTGCGTCTAGCCTTCATATCGCCGCCATGATATCCAATCGATTCATTATTCCAATTGCCCTAAGTCTAACTCTTGGTATATCCATGGGCGTCTACATTTCCCTCCATTGGTTGGAAAATTATCCCTTCAGAATTAGCCTTGAATGGTACCACCTGACCATCGCCAGCTTTTTGATTTTGGGTTTAGCTGGTGCCATTATCTGGTCTCAGCTCCGAATGGCCCTCAATAAAAATCCGGTGATCTACTTGAAGGAGGATTGA
- a CDS encoding flavin reductase family protein, whose protein sequence is MHGLLLSAVAPRPICFASTIDAEGNVNLSPFSFFNVFSANPPIMVFSPARRGRDNTTKHSFDNVKEVPEVVINIVNYSIVEQMSLSSTEYAKGVNEFVKSGLTEVPSDLVKPPRVGESPISFECKVDDVIELGQNGGAGNLVISRVVKIHVDKQYLDSNSKLDTVKLDLVARLGGNWYGRMIPEALFEVPKPLAKKGIGVDALPEHVRMSDVLTGNELGRLGNLESLPSAEAIDKISKLPEVAALTELDPTKEQLKAIHGLASDWLADGKVEEALALILAF, encoded by the coding sequence ATGCATGGTTTGCTTCTCAGTGCAGTAGCCCCAAGGCCCATTTGCTTTGCCAGTACGATTGATGCTGAAGGTAACGTTAATCTAAGCCCTTTCAGTTTTTTCAATGTATTTAGTGCCAACCCTCCGATCATGGTCTTCTCCCCCGCTAGAAGGGGCAGGGACAATACCACCAAGCACTCTTTCGATAATGTGAAGGAGGTACCGGAAGTGGTGATCAACATTGTGAACTACTCGATCGTGGAGCAAATGTCTTTGTCGAGCACGGAATATGCGAAAGGTGTCAATGAATTTGTAAAATCCGGGCTCACCGAAGTTCCTAGTGATTTAGTAAAGCCTCCAAGGGTTGGCGAATCGCCCATTTCTTTCGAGTGCAAGGTAGATGATGTCATTGAGCTGGGACAAAATGGCGGCGCGGGGAATCTGGTCATTTCAAGAGTGGTCAAAATCCACGTAGACAAGCAATACCTGGATTCAAATAGCAAATTGGATACCGTAAAACTCGACCTGGTTGCTAGATTGGGTGGCAATTGGTATGGCCGTATGATCCCTGAGGCTTTGTTCGAGGTTCCGAAACCGCTAGCTAAAAAAGGTATAGGCGTAGATGCCTTACCGGAGCATGTACGTATGAGTGACGTCCTCACTGGCAATGAACTGGGCCGGTTAGGCAATTTGGAAAGTCTTCCTTCTGCAGAAGCAATAGATAAGATCAGTAAGTTGCCCGAAGTGGCTGCTCTGACCGAATTAGATCCGACCAAAGAGCAGCTGAAAGCCATCCATGGTTTGGCGAGTGATTGGTTGGCAGATGGGAAGGTTGAGGAAGCTTTGGCCCTTATTCTGGCATTCTAA
- a CDS encoding homogentisate 1,2-dioxygenase — MPIYHRLGKIPQKRHTTFKKEDGTLHYEQLFGTIGFDGMSSLLYHLHRPTMVRDILAPIDLTPKIAVEKNITSRKLIGFNVAPKDDFLEAREPLMINNDVHVGVASPKQSMTSYFYKNADADEMLFIHKGTGTLRTLLGNISFEYGDYLIIPRGMIYQIEFDTEDNRILYAESFHPIYTPKRYRNWFGQLLEHSPYCERDYKLPEQLETYDERGEFLLKIKKEGVLHQLVYASHPFDVVGWDGYNYPYGFSIHNFEPITGRVHQPPPVHQTFETSAFVICSFCPRLYDYHPESIPAPYNHSNIDSDEVLYYVDGDFMSRTNIGPGYFSLHPAGIPHGPHPGTYEASIGKKETHELAVMIDTFKPLKLTENAMKIDDGTYYQSWLDPSTK; from the coding sequence ATGCCTATCTATCATCGATTAGGGAAAATCCCTCAAAAGCGTCATACCACTTTCAAGAAGGAAGATGGTACGCTACACTATGAGCAGCTTTTTGGCACCATTGGATTTGATGGCATGTCTTCGTTGCTGTATCACCTGCATCGCCCAACCATGGTCCGGGACATCCTGGCCCCGATTGACCTCACGCCTAAAATTGCTGTAGAAAAAAACATCACTTCCCGAAAATTGATCGGATTCAATGTGGCCCCCAAGGATGACTTTTTGGAAGCCCGTGAACCTTTGATGATCAATAATGACGTGCACGTGGGTGTGGCCTCACCTAAGCAATCCATGACGTCCTATTTCTATAAGAATGCGGACGCAGATGAAATGCTTTTCATCCACAAAGGGACTGGTACGCTTCGTACGCTATTAGGCAATATTTCATTCGAATACGGTGACTACCTGATCATTCCAAGAGGCATGATCTATCAGATCGAATTTGATACAGAAGACAATCGCATCCTGTATGCAGAGTCTTTTCATCCGATCTATACCCCCAAACGTTATCGAAACTGGTTTGGCCAATTGCTGGAGCACTCTCCCTACTGTGAGCGGGACTACAAGTTGCCGGAGCAGTTGGAGACTTATGATGAAAGAGGAGAATTCTTGCTGAAGATCAAAAAGGAAGGCGTATTGCATCAGTTGGTGTATGCCTCTCATCCATTCGATGTAGTGGGTTGGGACGGTTACAACTATCCTTACGGCTTCTCTATCCACAATTTCGAGCCGATTACCGGTCGGGTACATCAGCCACCACCGGTTCATCAAACTTTTGAGACCAGTGCGTTTGTGATCTGTTCTTTTTGCCCCCGATTGTACGATTATCACCCGGAATCCATTCCCGCGCCATACAACCACTCCAACATTGATTCCGATGAAGTGCTGTACTACGTGGATGGCGATTTCATGAGTCGGACTAACATCGGGCCTGGGTACTTTTCGTTGCACCCGGCAGGCATCCCACACGGACCTCATCCGGGAACCTATGAAGCCAGTATCGGTAAAAAAGAGACCCATGAACTGGCAGTTATGATCGATACATTCAAGCCGTTGAAATTGACTGAAAATGCCATGAAAATTGATGATGGGACTTACTATCAATCATGGCTCGACCCTTCAACGAAATAA
- a CDS encoding protein phosphatase 2C domain-containing protein, with amino-acid sequence MKIYSVLQIGQFHTNYCEDFLVTEPVGTDKRLIAVLDGCSMGTESAFASILFGKILRSIAKQLYYKEFLEGISDDLDHILKDVLHQLFKEAKTIKNQLSLDTNELLSTIILGIVDEAQAKATFLAVGDGLIYFDGQIVEYEQDNKPHYLGYHLGEDFESWFSKQKQLLSISDFKDLSICTDGIFTFQNLTNKKDQLSEGHIIDFMLSDLEFSENDNFLERKVRYLDQERQHLVTDDLAIVRVRTHP; translated from the coding sequence ATGAAAATCTACTCTGTTTTACAGATCGGGCAATTTCATACCAATTATTGTGAGGACTTTTTAGTGACTGAACCTGTAGGCACGGACAAACGCCTGATCGCCGTGCTGGATGGGTGCTCCATGGGCACAGAATCTGCATTTGCTTCAATCCTTTTTGGCAAAATTCTCAGAAGCATCGCCAAACAACTTTATTACAAGGAATTCCTGGAAGGTATTTCGGATGATCTTGATCATATCCTAAAGGATGTCTTACACCAGTTATTCAAAGAAGCAAAGACCATCAAAAATCAATTGAGCCTGGACACCAATGAGTTACTGTCTACTATTATCCTTGGGATTGTCGATGAGGCCCAGGCAAAAGCTACCTTCCTGGCTGTAGGTGATGGATTGATCTACTTCGACGGTCAAATAGTGGAATATGAACAGGATAACAAACCACACTATTTAGGTTATCATCTTGGCGAGGACTTTGAGTCGTGGTTTAGCAAACAAAAGCAACTACTATCAATCTCCGACTTCAAAGACTTATCAATCTGCACTGATGGCATTTTTACGTTTCAGAACCTTACGAATAAGAAGGATCAATTGTCTGAAGGACATATCATCGATTTTATGCTGAGCGATCTGGAATTTTCGGAAAATGATAATTTCCTGGAAAGAAAAGTCAGGTACCTGGATCAGGAAAGGCAGCATTTGGTAACGGATGATCTGGCGATTGTGAGGGTGAGAACACACCCCTAG
- the fahA gene encoding fumarylacetoacetase: MIINIPVDSHFTIHNIPFGIFSTETNAARVGVAIGDQILDLAAVAELGVFDFDTAVLSNTVLNDFIALGKPVTNKVRTDIQSWLKDDQSVLAEKANLFVQQSEATMHMPVHIGDYTDFYSSIEHATNVGIMFRGKDNALMPNWKHIPVGYHGRSSSITLSGVPVKRPKGQTLPPGAEQPVFGPCKRMDFELEMGFITNSNTEIGESISVADAEDHIFGMVLFNDWSARDIQKWEYVPLGPFLAKNFASSISPWVVTLEALEPFRVAGPVQDPKVLPYLEYEGERNIDIQLEVAVTTQKSPETVICKSNFKYMYWNMAQQLAHHTVNGCNIKPGDMMASGTISGKTEDSFGSMLELSWSGSKPIALANGETRTFLEDHDTVTMRGIAEKGDIRVGFGEVKTQILPSD; the protein is encoded by the coding sequence ATGATTATCAATATTCCTGTGGATTCGCATTTTACGATACACAACATTCCATTTGGCATTTTCTCGACAGAAACTAATGCCGCTCGAGTTGGTGTAGCCATTGGCGACCAAATCCTTGATTTAGCAGCCGTTGCTGAATTGGGTGTTTTCGATTTTGATACAGCTGTTTTGTCCAATACAGTACTGAACGATTTCATTGCACTGGGCAAGCCAGTAACGAATAAGGTCAGGACTGACATTCAAAGCTGGCTGAAAGATGATCAATCTGTGCTGGCTGAGAAAGCCAATCTATTTGTACAGCAATCCGAAGCGACGATGCATATGCCCGTACACATCGGGGACTATACGGATTTCTACTCCAGTATTGAACATGCTACGAATGTGGGCATCATGTTTCGGGGTAAAGACAATGCGTTGATGCCGAATTGGAAGCATATCCCGGTAGGTTATCATGGCCGGTCATCTTCCATTACCTTGAGTGGTGTCCCAGTTAAACGCCCTAAAGGTCAGACACTTCCTCCGGGAGCTGAGCAACCTGTCTTCGGACCTTGCAAGCGCATGGATTTCGAACTGGAAATGGGATTCATTACTAATTCCAATACCGAAATTGGTGAATCAATTAGCGTCGCGGATGCGGAAGATCACATTTTTGGCATGGTCTTGTTCAATGATTGGTCAGCAAGAGATATTCAAAAATGGGAATATGTTCCATTAGGGCCTTTCCTGGCCAAGAACTTTGCTTCTTCTATCTCACCTTGGGTGGTCACGCTGGAAGCATTGGAACCGTTCCGGGTAGCCGGACCAGTTCAAGACCCGAAAGTCTTGCCTTATCTGGAATACGAAGGTGAAAGGAACATAGATATCCAACTTGAAGTGGCTGTCACGACTCAAAAATCACCAGAAACGGTTATTTGTAAGTCCAATTTCAAATACATGTATTGGAACATGGCCCAGCAATTGGCACATCATACGGTCAATGGATGCAACATTAAGCCCGGCGACATGATGGCTTCCGGAACGATCTCAGGAAAGACAGAAGATTCCTTCGGCTCTATGCTGGAACTGTCCTGGTCCGGATCGAAACCCATCGCATTGGCCAACGGAGAAACCAGAACCTTTCTGGAAGATCACGATACAGTGACCATGCGTGGTATAGCTGAAAAAGGAGACATCCGAGTAGGATTCGGAGAAGTTAAAACCCAAATTCTTCCCAGTGACTGA
- the hppD gene encoding 4-hydroxyphenylpyruvate dioxygenase encodes MENATLEIEKVFEEAQDFMPINGTDYLELYVGNAKQAAHYYKTAFGFQSFAYRGLQTGCKDAESYVVIQDKIRLVLTTPLKSGTEIGKHIDKHGDGVKVIALWVEDATKAYESAVARGAKSYMEPFTESDENGEVVRAGIYTYGETVHLFVERKNYNGHFLPGFIEWETTYNPTSTGLKYVDHMVGNVDWGRMNHWVEFYEKVMGFTQILSFDDKDISTEYTALMSKVMSNGNGRIKFPINEPADGAKKSQVEEYLDFYEGEGVQHIAVATDDILHTVTELQNRGVEFLHVPTNYYDSLQDRVGKIDEDIDALKDLGILVDRDDEGYLLQIFTKPVEPRPTMFFEIIQRKGAQSFGKGNFKALFEAIEREQELRGTL; translated from the coding sequence ATGGAAAACGCAACGCTTGAAATTGAAAAAGTATTCGAAGAGGCTCAGGACTTCATGCCAATCAATGGCACGGACTATTTGGAGCTTTATGTAGGCAATGCCAAACAGGCTGCTCACTATTACAAAACGGCTTTCGGATTTCAGTCTTTTGCCTATCGAGGTTTACAAACCGGATGCAAGGATGCTGAATCTTATGTTGTGATCCAGGACAAGATCAGATTGGTACTAACCACTCCACTTAAAAGCGGAACTGAAATTGGAAAACACATTGACAAACACGGAGATGGAGTAAAAGTCATCGCACTTTGGGTGGAAGACGCTACCAAAGCCTACGAATCTGCCGTGGCCAGAGGCGCGAAAAGTTACATGGAGCCTTTTACTGAGTCTGACGAAAATGGCGAAGTGGTTCGAGCCGGAATCTACACGTATGGAGAGACCGTTCACTTATTCGTAGAGCGCAAAAACTACAATGGTCACTTCCTGCCTGGGTTTATCGAGTGGGAAACTACTTACAATCCCACCTCGACTGGCCTGAAATATGTGGATCACATGGTCGGAAACGTGGACTGGGGTCGTATGAATCACTGGGTAGAATTCTACGAAAAAGTGATGGGCTTCACCCAGATCCTTTCTTTCGACGATAAAGACATCTCTACTGAGTACACGGCTTTGATGAGTAAGGTGATGAGCAATGGCAACGGCCGCATTAAATTCCCAATCAATGAGCCTGCGGATGGTGCCAAAAAATCACAAGTTGAAGAATACCTTGATTTCTACGAAGGAGAAGGCGTACAGCATATTGCCGTAGCTACGGATGACATCCTCCACACCGTAACAGAACTCCAGAACAGAGGTGTAGAATTCCTCCATGTACCTACCAACTACTACGATTCCCTGCAAGACCGTGTTGGTAAAATCGATGAGGACATTGATGCACTGAAAGATCTAGGCATTCTGGTTGATCGTGATGATGAAGGGTATCTGCTACAGATCTTCACCAAACCTGTAGAGCCAAGACCAACCATGTTCTTCGAGATCATCCAGCGAAAAGGAGCTCAGTCTTTTGGGAAAGGTAACTTCAAAGCACTTTTCGAGGCCATCGAGCGGGAGCAGGAATTGAGAGGTACTTTATAA
- a CDS encoding IS3 family transposase, whose protein sequence is MGRLCQLFGVTRQSYYQYYWQQETTSFEEELIIREVLRIRQVHRRMGGRKLYELLEPFMLEHQIKMGRDALFNVLAAHNLLVKRRKRRVFTTQSFHWLRKYPNHIRDFIPRASNQLWVSDITYWKIEAGYLYISLITDAYSRKIVGYQVAETLESVETLHALKMALDNNKGSIDQLIHHSDRGIQYCSGVYVSLLKKHGIMISMTENGDPLENAIAERINGIIKNEYLDGYEVNTLNVAKQLLDRVIEVYNNERPHMSLGNLTPNQVHDNPSINVENIWKKRRTVNLIQDYRKL, encoded by the coding sequence CTGGGACGATTGTGTCAATTATTTGGTGTGACCAGGCAATCCTATTATCAATACTACTGGCAACAAGAGACGACTTCATTTGAAGAAGAATTGATTATTAGAGAGGTTCTCAGAATCCGTCAAGTTCATCGTAGAATGGGCGGCAGGAAGCTCTATGAATTACTGGAGCCGTTCATGCTAGAGCATCAGATTAAAATGGGCAGAGATGCATTATTTAACGTCTTAGCTGCTCATAATCTGTTAGTTAAGCGAAGAAAGCGGCGAGTCTTTACGACTCAATCTTTCCATTGGCTCCGCAAGTATCCAAACCACATCAGAGACTTTATACCTAGAGCTTCCAATCAACTTTGGGTGAGTGATATCACTTATTGGAAGATTGAGGCTGGGTATTTGTATATCAGCCTGATCACTGATGCATACTCAAGAAAGATCGTTGGATATCAAGTTGCTGAGACATTAGAATCAGTAGAAACACTTCATGCCTTGAAGATGGCTCTTGATAATAATAAAGGGTCAATAGATCAGCTGATTCATCATTCAGATAGAGGTATTCAATACTGCTCAGGAGTATATGTTTCTCTACTTAAGAAGCATGGCATTATGATATCTATGACTGAAAACGGAGATCCTTTGGAGAATGCGATCGCAGAAAGAATAAATGGTATTATCAAGAATGAATATCTGGATGGCTATGAAGTCAATACACTAAATGTAGCTAAACAGCTCTTGGATCGTGTCATAGAAGTCTACAATAATGAACGACCACATATGAGCCTTGGGAATCTAACTCCCAACCAGGTTCATGATAACCCTTCGATAAACGTTGAAAACATTTGGAAAAAAAGACGAACTGTAAACCTTATTCAGGACTATCGAAAATTGTAA
- a CDS encoding cytochrome c peroxidase, producing MKKLILLAYILLLAALLSCGVGEDDDEIEEVIDQNEQLISETRFTDDELNAFNGILHLKQDLFNYAKLNVPEYFEESSGSLPQQDNTPESNPVTDAGATLGRVLFYDKSLSANNTISCASCHQQEKGFSDPARFSVGLNGETTKRNSMTLINSRWYQKRGFFWDERAATLEEQVLMPIQDHVEMGLELPDLVIKLEQLEYYSVLFNKAFGSLEITMDRIALSLAQFTRSIVSTDSKFNQAVRADGLDEVPETEMVALSTLTDQENVGLDIFFNYATCGYCHMGPAHVADSMKNNGLEISYLDKGKGEWTGNPQDNGLFKPPSLANIAQTAPYMHDGRFETLMDVVNHYNGNIQAHPNLNFRLTIEDRDGTVGGTPLVLELDQEQKDALVAFLKTFTDEQVSKDEKYSDPFIQ from the coding sequence ATGAAAAAATTGATATTACTGGCTTACATCCTGTTACTCGCTGCTTTGTTGTCTTGCGGAGTTGGTGAAGATGATGATGAAATAGAAGAAGTCATTGACCAGAATGAACAGCTTATCAGTGAAACCAGATTCACTGATGATGAGCTGAATGCTTTCAATGGTATTCTCCATTTAAAACAAGACCTCTTCAATTATGCTAAGCTGAACGTTCCTGAATACTTTGAAGAAAGTAGCGGATCATTACCTCAACAGGACAATACACCAGAAAGTAATCCGGTTACCGATGCAGGAGCTACGCTAGGAAGGGTATTATTCTACGACAAAAGCCTATCCGCCAACAATACCATTTCATGTGCTTCTTGTCATCAACAGGAAAAAGGATTTTCGGACCCTGCGAGATTTAGTGTAGGATTAAATGGCGAAACTACCAAACGTAACTCCATGACACTGATCAATAGTCGTTGGTATCAAAAAAGAGGATTCTTCTGGGATGAGCGAGCTGCTACACTGGAAGAACAAGTGCTGATGCCGATTCAGGATCATGTAGAAATGGGATTGGAGCTTCCTGATTTGGTGATCAAACTGGAACAATTAGAATACTATAGTGTCTTATTCAATAAAGCTTTTGGCAGCCTTGAAATCACGATGGATAGAATTGCTCTGTCATTGGCACAATTTACCCGATCCATCGTTTCTACCGATTCAAAATTTAATCAGGCGGTAAGAGCAGATGGACTGGATGAGGTACCCGAAACAGAAATGGTGGCTCTTTCCACCCTGACTGATCAAGAGAATGTGGGTCTGGACATTTTCTTCAATTATGCGACTTGCGGCTATTGTCATATGGGGCCAGCTCATGTGGCAGACAGCATGAAAAATAATGGCCTTGAAATCAGTTACTTAGATAAAGGAAAAGGAGAATGGACTGGAAATCCACAGGACAATGGTTTATTCAAGCCACCTTCATTGGCCAATATTGCTCAGACTGCCCCTTATATGCACGATGGACGATTTGAGACGTTGATGGATGTCGTGAATCATTACAATGGCAATATACAGGCACATCCTAACTTGAATTTCCGATTAACTATTGAGGATCGAGATGGTACAGTTGGAGGAACACCCCTGGTCCTTGAACTGGATCAAGAACAAAAAGATGCGCTTGTTGCCTTTTTGAAGACGTTCACTGATGAACAGGTGAGTAAAGATGAGAAGTACAGTGATCCATTCATCCAATAA